GCGATGATCGGGCGTGCCGAATCCGAGGATCTCGCGCACATGGCGCGTCGCGGCTCGCTGCATCCGGGCGTATCGCGGCAGGACCTCGCGCCACGCGCGGAGGAACTCATCGCCTGAGTACGCGTCCCGGATCTTCTTGCCGCCCTCCGCGACAAGCATCCATGGCTGCGTCGGGTGCAGCGCGAGCACCTCGGTGACGAGACCGGGGAACTCGTGATGGAGAAGTGCAGTCAGTCGCGGCTCGTGGGCCTGCGTTGGCCCGCAGCACTTCACATAGACGGCGCCGCGGTCCGTTGGGACGCGAAAGACCGCCGACCATGGACGCTCGTGTACCTGCGTGATCGGCGCGGTGATCGCGATGCGGAGCGATCGGCATGTCTCGCGTGTCCACGCGTGGGCCTCGGCGACGAACGACCCCGCGGCGATCCCCTAATACCGCGTGGAGCCGGTGAACGTGAACGCCGCGAGTCGGACCGCGGGAACCCGCTGGCAGGACGCCGTCAGACCGAATTGCTCCGCCGGAACGAGCAGGCGCAGATCCCTCCCGATCGCACGCACGCCGCTCCAGGCTTCGTGATAAGACTGCGTGAATCGCAGATTCTTGATCGGATACGCGATCTCGCCGTTCTCGATCGCGAACGTACCGTCGCGCGTCATGCCGGTGACGATCGTGCGCAGCTGGTGCACCCACCGGGTGTAGTGGAAGCGCGTCACGAGCAGACCCTTCTTCACGCCGGCGACCAACGCGTCGTGCGACGCGTCGCCGGCCTCGAATCGCACATGCATCGGCGCGGACGGCATGAATGCGTTCGGAGGTAGCGCATGACCGGTGTTGCGCGCGCCGACGCGGTGCGCCGTACCGGAGTCGTACACGACGCCGCGAGCGACGCCGCTCTCGAGCAGCGTCACGCGCTCGCTCGGTTGGCCTTCGAAGTCGAAGGGCCGCGGCATGCTCTGCGGGTCGAATGGATCCTCGACCAGGGTGATGGCGCCGGTGACCTGCTGGCCGATCTTCCCACCGACGAAGGACCGGCCCTCCTCGACCGCGAGACCGGTGAAGTGGCTGCTAAGGAAACCGACCATGTCGTGCACGCAATACGGCTCGAGCACCACCTCGTACGTCCCGGCTTCCATGTCGCGCGGCCGCTGCGCGCGCACAGCCTTCGACACCGCTTCCTGCGCGGCGCCGTCAACGTCGAGCTCCTTGAAATCGGGAGAGACCCTTTGCGCGAACGCTGAGCCGTCGTCGCCGATCGCACCGATCTGCACCTCGGCGTGGGTCTGCGGCGCATAGGCCCACGTGCCGGTGGTGCTCGCGACCGCGATCTCCTGCACGTTCGACGAGACGAATCCGGCGCACACCAGCTTCCGCGCTTTCGCCGCGTCGCAGAGGATCTTCACCGCGCGAGCACGATCCATCGGGGTGGCCTCGGCGGTCCGTTCGACGTATGCCGGCGGCGCCGTCGCGATCGGGCGCGGCTCGGGCAGTCCGCCGAAGGTCGGGTCTTCCGGCGCGCGCCGCGCGAGCTCGGTCGCGGCCTCCGCCGCACGGCGCAAGCCCTCTTCATCGAGCCGGTTCGTCGTCGCGGTCGCGCGTCGCTTTCCGATCACGACGCGGATCGTCACGTCGGCCTCGCGCGATGTGACGTTCTGGTGGATCGCGGCGTTCGCGTAGCGCGTCAGCGATCCGGTGCGCGCGATCACGAGCGCCTCCGCCTGATCACCCTTCGCCGCCTTGAGCGCGCGCTGCGCGACGTCACGCAGCTCACGATCGCCGAACAGCGCTCCGCTCACTTGTTCAATCTCTGGCCTTCGGCGAGGAGACACGCTCAGGGCTGGTGGTCCCGCTCCTCGCGCACGCTCGCTGCGGCTCGCTGACAGGCGCCCCTCCCCCTGACCCGCTCGTCGCTCGCCCAGTCATTTGATGACCCCGACCTTTACGTCGCGGAAGCGGGCCGGAGCGGCGCCATGTCCGGTGTGCGCGCCCTGGCCGGGCTGGCCTTTTCCGCAGTTCGGCGTGCCCCACATCACCCATTCGCTTTCCGAGCAGACCGCGTCGCAGCTGCCCCAGAACTCGGGCGTGATCCCCGTGTACGTCGGATTGCGGACCATGTCGCCGCGCTTGCCCTTCTTGATCTCCCAGCCGATCTCGGTGCCGAACTGGAAGTTGAAGCGCTTGTCGTCGATCGACCACGAGCGGTTGGTGTCCATGAGGATCCCGTCGTCGGTGTCGGCGATGAGGTCGTCGAGCGTGCCCGCGGTCCCCGGCATGACCGAGACGTTGGTCATGCGGATGATCGGCACGCGCTGCCAGCCATCGGCGCGCATCGTCCCGTTCGAGCGCTTGCCGAGCGCGGCGGCCGTCTCGCGGCTCATCAGGTAGCCGACGAAGAGGCCGGCCTTCACCGCCCAGCCCTCCGACGCGGGCACGCCCTCGTCGTCGAACCCGAACGTGCCGAGGCCGCCCGGCGATGTCGCGTCGATGCGGATGTTCACCTGCTCCGAGCCGTACCGGAACGTGCCGAGCTTGTCCGGCGTGAGGAACGAGGTCCCGGCGAACGCGGCCTCACTCCCCAGCGCGCGATCGAGCTCGATCGGGTGCCCGCAGCTCTCGTGGCACTGCAAAGACAGCTGGTTGCCGGCGAGGATCACGTTGGTCCTGATGTCCTGCGGGCACGGCTTGGCTTTGAGCAACGCGAGCGCTTCATCGGCGACCCGCGGCGCGTTGCCGACGAGATCCCACTTCGTGAGGACCTCCCAGCCGCCGGAGTTCTGATAGCGGAGTCCATCGGGATACGTGCGGATCTGCAGCTCGCCGTCGCCGACTGCCTCGGCCGCGATGCCTCCGCCGACCTCGCTGAGCCGCTGCTGTATGTCCGCGCCTTCGGTCGAGAGGAACAGCTTGTCCTCGCGCCAGATCGAATATGCGGCGCGCGTCGTCCGCAGGCCTTTCCTCTCGCGCAGCTTCGCCTCGGCGGCGATGAGCAGGCCGAGACGATCATCGACGGTCATCGCGAATGGATCGACGTCCACTGACGTCGTGAATGTCGCCGTCTTCGCCTCCACCGGCGCAAGAGCCGCATCGCGCATCTTCGTGAGCGCCGACGCCTTCGCGATCTCGACCGCCAGCGCCGCGACGCGATCCGCCTCGTCGGCGGTGACGATCTGCGAGGCGGCGAACCCCCACGCACCGTCAGCGATCGCGCGGACGCCGAACCCGAACGAATCCGCTCGGTCGGCGCTCTCGAGCCGCCCATTCTTCACGAGCGCGTTCTCTTCGTCGCGGCGAACGAATCGGACGTCGGCGTACGAGGCGCCTCGTTTTCGCGCGGTGTCGAGCGCGCGTTTGGCGAGATCGCGCTCGGCGGAGAAGCTCGCGATCACAATTTGATTCGATAACCGCTGCGGCGGTTCCAGGCGTCGCTCGTCCTCACCTGGGACCTGCGGGTCCCAGTCTCGTCCTCGCTAGCCTGTAGTTCGGTGGTTCGACGGTGATGCTGATGTCGTGCGGGTGCGACTCGCGCAGACCCGCGCCCGAGATGCGGACGAAGGTCGCCTTCGTGCGGAGGTCCTCGACCGTCGCGGCGCCGACGTACTTCATTCCCGCGCGCAGGCCGCCGACGAGCTGGTGCAGGAACGGCTCGAGCGGACCAACGCACTTGACATGTCCCTCGACGCCCTCGGGCACGAGCTTGGAGAACTCCCCGACGTCCTGTTGACCGTACCGATCTCGCGACGCGCCTGTCTTCGTGCCCGCGCGCGCCTGCATCGCGCCCATCGAGCCCATGCCGCGGTACGACTTGAAGCGCCCATCCGTTGTTTCGGTGACGTCGCCGGGCGACTCGTCGACGCCGGCGAGAAGCCCACCGAGCATCACGGTCGATGCGCCTGCGCCGATGGCCTTCGCGATGTCACCGGACTGCTGGATCCCGCCGTCCGCGATGATCGGGATGCCGTGCCGGTCGGCTGCCTCGGCGCAGTCGAAGACCGCCGTGATCTGCGGCATGCCGGCGCCGGCGACGACGCGCGTCGTGCAGATCGCCCCGGGCCCGACGCCGACCTTCACGCTGTCGGCTCCAGCGGCGATGAGCTCCTCGGTGCCTTCGGCCGTCACGACGTTCCCAGCAATGACCTGGACGCGGTGCCGCGCCTTCACCTTCTCGACCATGCGGATGACGCCGGCGGAGTGGCCGTGCGCGACATCCACGACGATCACATCGACTCCGGCGGCGACGAGCGCGGCGGCCCGTTCGTCCGCGTCGCCCGAAACGCCAACGGCCGCCGCGACCATCACGCCGGCGTCCTTCGCGACCTGCACCTCGTGGACCTGATCGGCGATCGGGAGATTGCGGTGGATGACCCCGATCCCGCCGAGCCGCGCGAGGGCGATCGCCATGCGCGATTCCGTGACCGTGTCCATCGCGGCGGAGAGGATGGGGATCTCAAGCGTGATGCTCTTGGTGAGGCGGGCCTTCGTGGAGACCTGGGTGGGGAGGACGTCGCTACGGGCTGGGATGAGGAGGACGTCGTCGAACGTGAGACCTTCCTTGGTGAAGCGCTCCCCCACGCGGCTCACGTGGGCCGAAGTGTAGGGCTAGCGCTGTTGCCGGGACTTCGCGAGACGCTCGCCGTATGCGGTGCCGCCCTGGGCCCACAGATTGAGCATCTCGATGCGCTGCTTGGTCCACGAACGGGCGCGCCACCAGAAGACGCCCGCGGCCGAAAGCGCGACCAGACACGCGCCGGGAAGGATCACGGGCTGAAGATCCGTGAAGAGATCGAGACGATGCGCCACGATCGCGAGCGCGACGAACACCAGGAGCTCGATCTCGCCGAGCAGGATGAGGAAGATGAGTGCGAACGACGCCGCACCGAAGCTGCGCTTCGTTCGATGAGGGAATGCAACGTCAAGGAGGTTCGTCATCGAGCGCGGATTCTAGAGCAGCGTTGCGCTGCGCTCGGGTCCGATCCCGACCATTCCCACGGGCGCTCCGACCGTCGCCTCGATGCGCGAGAGATACGCGCGCGCCGCCGCGGGCAGATGCGCGCGGTCGGCGACTCCCGTGAGCGGGTCGCACCATCCAGCGAGCTTCTCGTACTGGGGCACCGCGCGCTCGAGCACCGCCGTCGGTGGCATGTCCGTCGTGATCGCGCCGTCGACCTGGTAGCTGACGCAGAACGGGATCTCCTTGTACGCGCCGAGCACGTCGAGCTTCGTCACGGCGAGCTCCGTGAAGGCATTGAGGCGATGCGCATGACGTGCGGCCACCGCATCGAACCAGCCGACGCGGCGCGGTCGGCCGGTCGTCGCCCCGTATTCATTGGCTCGCTCGCGCAGGGCGTCGCCCTCGCCGCCGGCCATCTCCGTGGGGAACGGACCCTCGCCCACCGCGGTCGAGTACGCCTTCACGACGCCGATCACCTTCGTGATGTACCGCGGCGGGATGCCCGCGCCCACGGCCGCGCCGCCCGCGAGCGGATTCGAGGAGGTGACGTACGGGTAGATGCCCCAGTCGAGGTCGCGCATCGCGCCGAGCTGTCCTTCTAACAGGATGCGGGCATCGGTCTGGAGCGCGCGCTCGACGAGCGGGAGGGTGTCGACGATGCGATCGCCCAGCGTCGCCGCGGCTGCGAGCACCTCATCCGCGACGACCTTCGCGTCGAGCGGAGCGTCGCCGTACCGCTCGAGCACCTTCTTCTGGCGCTCGAGCTCGTGCGCCACCCGCTGACGGAAGCGACGCTCGTCGCGCACCTCGTACACCTGGATCCCGTGACGCGAGACCTTGTCGGCATACGCGGGACCGACGCCCTGTCCCGTGGTGCCGAGCTTCTGCCGGCCGCGCTCTCGTTCGTCGAGGCGATCGATCGCGACATGCCAGGGCATGAGGAGATGCGCGCGATCCGCGACGCGGAGGTTGGCGGTTCGGATGCCGCTGCGCTCCAGATTCGCGAGCTCCTCGCAGAGCACCTGGAGATTCACCACCGTGCCCGGTCCGACGATGCAGAGCGCGTTCGGATTGAAGATGCCCGACGGCACCAGATGGAGCTTGAAGGTGCCGTGCTGGTTCACCACGGTGTGACCGGCGTTGTTGCCGCCCTGGAAGCGGATGACCACATCCGCCTCCTGCGCCAGGAGGTCCGTGATCTTGCCCTTGCCCTCGTCGCCCCATTGGGCCCCGACGACGGCGGTCACTGGCACGTATTAGGACGATACGCGCGCGGCGGTCACCGCGTCTGGCTGAGGTACACGGCTCCGAGCTTCACGAGCTCGAGCAGCGTTCGCGAGCGAACGGGCTCCTGTCTCCACCACAGGAACGCGTTCCACTCGGGGTCACGCGCCGGGTAATTGCGCATGACGAGGCCGCGCGGTTCGAATGCGCGCTTGAACTCGTACGCGGCGCGACGCTGGTGATAGGGGCTCGTCACGAGGATCGCCGAGCGCAGCTTGCGATTGGCCATCAGCTTCGCGACCTCCGCGGCGTTCTCTTCGGTCGTCGTCGACGCGGGCTCCACGAGCGTCGCGCTCTCCGGCACGCCCTGACGCAACGCCTCGCGGCGCATGATCTCGCCAGAGCTGACCGATTCCGGATCGACCGCGGCACCCGAGAACACGATGACCGGCGCCCAGCCGGCCTTCCACAGCGTGACCGCGGTGTCGGCCCGCGCGCCGGTGTCGCCCGAGATCGCGACGATCGCGTCGACCTTCTCGAGCGGATCCTCGACGGCGAGCCAGCTGCCGATAAGAAGGAATGCGGTAAGGCCGGTGCCGACGCTGAGGAGGACGCCGACGAGCACGCCGAGGAGGAACGTCCGCATGAGCCGAGGCTATCGCGAGCGGCGGGTCTGAGCGTCAGGCGGGAGGAGGGGCGGCTGCGGACGGCGGAGCGTTGCGGCGTGCCTCGAAGCACTCCGAGCAGTACACGGGTCGATCGGTGCGCGGCTCGAACGGGACCTGTGCCTGCCTGCCGCAGTTGCTGCAGATGACGTCGTGCATGTTGGCGGCCCGTGCCGCCGCGCGCTCGGCCTTGGCCTTCTTGCGGCATTCCGGACATCGCTGCGGCTCGTGGAGCAGACCCTTCTGCTGATAGAACTCCTGCTCCCCCGCGGTCCACACGAAGGCGCTGCCGCATTCACGGCAGGTGAGCGATCTGTCCTCGAAGAGGGTGGTCATTGGCTCGCTTTTCGCGCGGAATCCTACGCCGCGCAGTCACGCGGTCAAGCGGTGAGCGCCGTCCGCCGGAGCCCGTCGAGGAGCCCGGTCCGGCTCTGCCAGAGCCCGTCGCGCTTCGCCCTCGAGGCGTCGACGCACGAGCGCTGGACCTCGCCCGGTCGCTCCGGCGCCTTGGTGATGCCGGGCGGGGGTCCAAGTACGTCGGCCATCGCGGCGATGAGCTCGTTGACGCTCGTCGCGACGCCCGTGCCGATGTTGTAGACACCATTCCACTTGCCAGCGAACGCCGCGAGGACGGCGTCGACGACGTCGCCGACGTAGATGTAGTCGCGCTGAGCGTCCCCGTCGCCAAAGACGGTCAGCTTTTCACCGCGCTTCCAGCGGCCCGCGAAGATCGCGACCACGCCGCCCTCGAGATCCTGCCGCTGGCGCGGGCCGTAGACGTTCGCGAGGCGCAGCGTGATGTTCGGGATCTTCGCCGCGCCGACGATCTGCTCCGCCTCGGCCTTGAACTTCCCGTAATTCGATGCGGGATCGACCGGAACGGCCTCAGTGGCGCAGATCCGCGTTTCGCCATAGATCGCTCCGCCGGTAGAGATGTTCACGAACACATGCGCGTGCGCGTCCTCCGCCAGGCGCGCGACGTTTCGCGTTCCCTCGACGATCACGCGTCGATACAGGTCGGGCTTCTCCATCGATTCGACGACCTTTGTCTTCGAGGCGCAGTGCACGACCGCGTCGAAGCGCTCGCCTCGAACAGCTTCGCGCAGCGCTTTGGCATCCGAAACGTCCGCGACACGCAGACGGATGTCAGGCGGGAGATTGGCGCGGTCGCCTGTGGAGATATCGTCCACGACGACCACCTGATCGCCGCGCGCCTTCAGCGCATCGGCGATGTTGCTGCCGATGAAGCCGGCCCCGCCCGTGACGAGTACGCGCATCTCTTGCCTGCTCCCTTTTCCACAGGTGTGGACAACTTCCGGTGGACAGCGCCGCGAGCGCGGGAAAAGCGGTGGACCGTAGCGGCGCGGTTCTGGGGATAGTGTCCTAGGCGCGCCGGCCCTTCTCAGTCACCCTTTGGTCCTATCGCGCGCGATCCCCCAAGCACTTTTCATCCGGATTTCCGGGCGCATTGACACCGAACGTATGTTCTAGTGTGGCGAACACCCTGCATTTGGAGGCGGCATGACGGGGGAGAGCCCGGAGCGGAGCCTTCCGTTCGACGAGTCGGCCGAGCAACAGGTGCTCGGCAGCCTCCTCATCGACCGCGACGCGATCTTCAAGGTCGCCGACCTGCTCGGAAAGGACGACTTCTACCTCGCCCGCCACCAGCGGATCTACGGAACGGTGCAGTCGCTGCTCGAGCGCCGCGAGCGCATCGACCCGCTCACGGTGCAGATCGAGCTCGCGCGGCGCGAAGAGCTCGACCGCGTCGGCGGTCCGGCGTACCTGCGCGAGCTCACGGAGCTCGTACCGACGGCGGTCGAGATCGAGCGGCACGCGCGGATCGTGCGCGACCGCGCGATCCTGCGCCGGCTTCTCGGCGCCGCGACCGCGGTGGCGGCCGATGCGTACGGAGAGCCCACCGACATTCCGCTCGCGCTCGATCGTGCCGAGCAGCGCATCTTCGCGCTCCGCGACGAATCCGCGAACACGCAGCTCCGGCATATCCAGGGCGCGCTGCAGGAGAACTTCGACCACCTGACGCAGCGGATGGAGCGACCGTACGAGGTCAGCGGCATCCCCTCCGGCTTCCGCGAGATCGACTTCTACACCGAGGGCTTCTCCGTCGGCGATCTCATCGTCATCGCGGCGCGTCCATCGGTCGGCAAGACGAGCCTGGGGCTGGCGATGGCGTTCAACATGGCGAAACGCGGCCATCCCACGCTGGTGTTCTCGCTCGAGATGGACGCGAAGCAGGTCGTGTCGCGCTTCCTCGCGATGAACAGCCGCACCGATCTGCTCGCGCTGCGCACCGGGAATGTGTTCGACACCGAAGCCGCGTCGTCGCTCGCCGGCTTGCCGATCCTCATCGACGACACGCCGGGCATCTCGATCATGGAGCTGCGCACGAAGGCGCGGCGCGCGAGCTCTCATGACCGGCTCGAGGTGATCGTCGTCGACTACATCCAGCTCATGCGCACCGGCGAGCACGAGGAGAACCGCGTCCAAGAGATCGCGACGATCACGAAGAATCTCAAGTCGCTCGCGCGCGAGCTCAACGTCGTGGTCATCGGCCTCTCGCAGCTTTCGCGCGCCGCGGGTGACTCTGGCGTCGAGCCGAAGCTGTCCACGCTTCGTGAATCGGGCAGCATCGAGCAAGACTCAGACGTCGTCCTGATGCTCTGGCGCGATAAAGAGGACACCGCCGCGGGCGCGCCGAAACTCATCCACGGCAGCATCGCGAAGAACCGCAACGGCCCGACCGGCATCTTTTCGCTCCTGTTCGCCGCCGAGCAGGCGAAGTTCTTCAGCAAGGCCGCCGACGATCAGATGCCCGTATGACGGTCGACTACGGACTCGCGCGCAGCACGCCGAAACCGCCGCCGGAGAACCCCGAGGCCGAGGCGTCGCTGCTCGGCGCGGTCCTCATCGATCCCGCGGTCTACGAGGACGTCGTCCGCGGACGCATCGCGCCGGCGTCGCTGTCGCGCGAGCAGCATCGACTCATCCTCGGCGCGGTCGAGCGGGTCGCGGAACGCGGCGAGGCCCTCGGCTTCCAGACGGTGCAGGCCGAGCTCGCGGCGCGCAGCGAGCTCGACGAGGTCGGCGGTGCGCAGTTCCTGGTCGGTCTCATGCAGAACGTCCCGACGGTCGCGCACGCGGAGTCGTACGCGTCGATCGTCGAGCGCACCGCGCTCCTGCGCCGCCTCATACAGGCCGCGAACGAGATCGCCCACCTGGCACTCACGCGCGAGGACGCCGAGAGCGCCGTCGCCGACGCGCAGGAGCTCCTCTTCGCGGTGAGCGAGTCGAGCCTGCACCGCGACGTCGTTCCCCTCGAGATCGCGCTGCGACGCTTCGCCGACCAGATCACGGCTCGTGGCGACGACCAGCGTCAGGGTGTGCCGACCGGCTTCGAGCACCTCGACGGCAAGACCGGAGGATTCCAACCGTCCGACCTCATCATCATCGGCGGCCGCCCGGGTCTCGGAAAGACGAGCCTCGCGCTGAACATCGTGTGGCATGCGGCGGTCGCCGCGCACAAGACGTGTGCGGTGTTCTC
This Candidatus Limnocylindria bacterium DNA region includes the following protein-coding sequences:
- a CDS encoding TldD/PmbA family protein; its protein translation is MSGALFGDRELRDVAQRALKAAKGDQAEALVIARTGSLTRYANAAIHQNVTSREADVTIRVVIGKRRATATTNRLDEEGLRRAAEAATELARRAPEDPTFGGLPEPRPIATAPPAYVERTAEATPMDRARAVKILCDAAKARKLVCAGFVSSNVQEIAVASTTGTWAYAPQTHAEVQIGAIGDDGSAFAQRVSPDFKELDVDGAAQEAVSKAVRAQRPRDMEAGTYEVVLEPYCVHDMVGFLSSHFTGLAVEEGRSFVGGKIGQQVTGAITLVEDPFDPQSMPRPFDFEGQPSERVTLLESGVARGVVYDSGTAHRVGARNTGHALPPNAFMPSAPMHVRFEAGDASHDALVAGVKKGLLVTRFHYTRWVHQLRTIVTGMTRDGTFAIENGEIAYPIKNLRFTQSYHEAWSGVRAIGRDLRLLVPAEQFGLTASCQRVPAVRLAAFTFTGSTRY
- a CDS encoding TldD/PmbA family protein; translation: MIASFSAERDLAKRALDTARKRGASYADVRFVRRDEENALVKNGRLESADRADSFGFGVRAIADGAWGFAASQIVTADEADRVAALAVEIAKASALTKMRDAALAPVEAKTATFTTSVDVDPFAMTVDDRLGLLIAAEAKLRERKGLRTTRAAYSIWREDKLFLSTEGADIQQRLSEVGGGIAAEAVGDGELQIRTYPDGLRYQNSGGWEVLTKWDLVGNAPRVADEALALLKAKPCPQDIRTNVILAGNQLSLQCHESCGHPIELDRALGSEAAFAGTSFLTPDKLGTFRYGSEQVNIRIDATSPGGLGTFGFDDEGVPASEGWAVKAGLFVGYLMSRETAAALGKRSNGTMRADGWQRVPIIRMTNVSVMPGTAGTLDDLIADTDDGILMDTNRSWSIDDKRFNFQFGTEIGWEIKKGKRGDMVRNPTYTGITPEFWGSCDAVCSESEWVMWGTPNCGKGQPGQGAHTGHGAAPARFRDVKVGVIK
- a CDS encoding IMP dehydrogenase → MSRVGERFTKEGLTFDDVLLIPARSDVLPTQVSTKARLTKSITLEIPILSAAMDTVTESRMAIALARLGGIGVIHRNLPIADQVHEVQVAKDAGVMVAAAVGVSGDADERAAALVAAGVDVIVVDVAHGHSAGVIRMVEKVKARHRVQVIAGNVVTAEGTEELIAAGADSVKVGVGPGAICTTRVVAGAGMPQITAVFDCAEAADRHGIPIIADGGIQQSGDIAKAIGAGASTVMLGGLLAGVDESPGDVTETTDGRFKSYRGMGSMGAMQARAGTKTGASRDRYGQQDVGEFSKLVPEGVEGHVKCVGPLEPFLHQLVGGLRAGMKYVGAATVEDLRTKATFVRISGAGLRESHPHDISITVEPPNYRLARTRLGPAGPR
- a CDS encoding adenylosuccinate synthase, coding for MPVTAVVGAQWGDEGKGKITDLLAQEADVVIRFQGGNNAGHTVVNQHGTFKLHLVPSGIFNPNALCIVGPGTVVNLQVLCEELANLERSGIRTANLRVADRAHLLMPWHVAIDRLDERERGRQKLGTTGQGVGPAYADKVSRHGIQVYEVRDERRFRQRVAHELERQKKVLERYGDAPLDAKVVADEVLAAAATLGDRIVDTLPLVERALQTDARILLEGQLGAMRDLDWGIYPYVTSSNPLAGGAAVGAGIPPRYITKVIGVVKAYSTAVGEGPFPTEMAGGEGDALRERANEYGATTGRPRRVGWFDAVAARHAHRLNAFTELAVTKLDVLGAYKEIPFCVSYQVDGAITTDMPPTAVLERAVPQYEKLAGWCDPLTGVADRAHLPAAARAYLSRIEATVGAPVGMVGIGPERSATLL
- a CDS encoding YdcF family protein → MRTFLLGVLVGVLLSVGTGLTAFLLIGSWLAVEDPLEKVDAIVAISGDTGARADTAVTLWKAGWAPVIVFSGAAVDPESVSSGEIMRREALRQGVPESATLVEPASTTTEENAAEVAKLMANRKLRSAILVTSPYHQRRAAYEFKRAFEPRGLVMRNYPARDPEWNAFLWWRQEPVRSRTLLELVKLGAVYLSQTR
- a CDS encoding zinc-ribbon domain containing protein, producing the protein MTTLFEDRSLTCRECGSAFVWTAGEQEFYQQKGLLHEPQRCPECRKKAKAERAAARAANMHDVICSNCGRQAQVPFEPRTDRPVYCSECFEARRNAPPSAAAPPPA
- a CDS encoding NAD-dependent epimerase/dehydratase family protein yields the protein MRVLVTGGAGFIGSNIADALKARGDQVVVVDDISTGDRANLPPDIRLRVADVSDAKALREAVRGERFDAVVHCASKTKVVESMEKPDLYRRVIVEGTRNVARLAEDAHAHVFVNISTGGAIYGETRICATEAVPVDPASNYGKFKAEAEQIVGAAKIPNITLRLANVYGPRQRQDLEGGVVAIFAGRWKRGEKLTVFGDGDAQRDYIYVGDVVDAVLAAFAGKWNGVYNIGTGVATSVNELIAAMADVLGPPPGITKAPERPGEVQRSCVDASRAKRDGLWQSRTGLLDGLRRTALTA
- the dnaB gene encoding replicative DNA helicase — encoded protein: MTGESPERSLPFDESAEQQVLGSLLIDRDAIFKVADLLGKDDFYLARHQRIYGTVQSLLERRERIDPLTVQIELARREELDRVGGPAYLRELTELVPTAVEIERHARIVRDRAILRRLLGAATAVAADAYGEPTDIPLALDRAEQRIFALRDESANTQLRHIQGALQENFDHLTQRMERPYEVSGIPSGFREIDFYTEGFSVGDLIVIAARPSVGKTSLGLAMAFNMAKRGHPTLVFSLEMDAKQVVSRFLAMNSRTDLLALRTGNVFDTEAASSLAGLPILIDDTPGISIMELRTKARRASSHDRLEVIVVDYIQLMRTGEHEENRVQEIATITKNLKSLARELNVVVIGLSQLSRAAGDSGVEPKLSTLRESGSIEQDSDVVLMLWRDKEDTAAGAPKLIHGSIAKNRNGPTGIFSLLFAAEQAKFFSKAADDQMPV